The following are encoded in a window of Cardinium endosymbiont cEper1 of Encarsia pergandiella genomic DNA:
- a CDS encoding ankyrin repeat domain-containing protein — MKQLHYLFLFFPLAAIDCTGCNKTSKSINNLKHKKCSYEKNTINSNKYVDVDVDVDKKDRRGYTALYNAVRFNDIDKARFLLKSGSDPNIAMLYGSILEKAVSKKNVEMVKLLLSYGAYIIVQEDGSSTILDCFRHKSNDRSKEIYQLLVNSLSPEERDRVNKKSKEDVNSLDSIGYTPLHWAVVDNNLKEAKRLLELGADPNVVVNGSSTPIYISVQNQNKEMVRLLLSHGAEVYYCDEKTNPVFMSYDIELMDIILTHLADSGKKDFEGLSPIHWACRDGRLSLVKYILNNDSSLINDSNNLYNFTPLHWAARGGFKDMVSFLISKGANKTAKSRSNFTPLMLAISNNHEQFRSILSPDDAQIETENSNTDSEQCSICLNTMGRSDCIIFPSTQIECGHTFHFECIAGYVANKLSTYPWVRCPNCRNKISEGLCNSMLSSSNPTRNESLIEAVKQSNYEVTSLLLSCEADPNHFDSNTRMTPLHYAARNMSNGKARQDILDKICMILIQHGAKVNAIDSGRKTARDYIPSYNEALTVLVESGGMRSGYCDHPKTAFGLPVRKDK, encoded by the coding sequence ATGAAACAATTACACTATCTATTCTTGTTCTTTCCATTGGCAGCTATAGATTGTACAGGTTGTAATAAAACTTCAAAGTCTATTAATAATCTGAAGCATAAAAAATGCTCTTATGAAAAAAATACAATAAACTCTAATAAATATGTAGATGTAGACGTAGACGTAGACAAAAAAGATAGAAGGGGGTATACAGCTTTATATAATGCAGTTAGGTTCAATGATATAGACAAAGCCCGTTTCTTATTAAAATCTGGTTCTGATCCTAATATAGCTATGTTATATGGTTCTATTCTAGAGAAAGCTGTGTCTAAGAAAAACGTAGAGATGGTTAAATTATTGCTGTCTTATGGGGCTTATATTATCGTTCAAGAAGATGGAAGTTCAACCATTTTAGATTGTTTTCGTCATAAATCAAATGATAGATCCAAAGAAATCTATCAACTATTGGTTAACAGCCTATCTCCTGAAGAACGTGATAGAGTAAATAAAAAATCTAAAGAAGATGTAAATAGTCTTGATAGTATAGGGTATACACCTCTTCATTGGGCTGTTGTAGATAACAATCTAAAAGAAGCAAAAAGGCTTCTGGAGTTAGGTGCTGATCCAAATGTAGTAGTAAATGGAAGTAGTACTCCGATTTATATTTCTGTTCAAAATCAAAATAAAGAAATGGTTAGATTATTACTTTCTCATGGAGCAGAAGTTTACTATTGTGACGAAAAGACTAATCCGGTTTTTATGTCCTATGACATAGAACTTATGGATATAATTCTTACCCATCTTGCTGATAGTGGTAAGAAAGATTTTGAAGGCTTATCACCTATACATTGGGCTTGTAGAGATGGACGCTTAAGTTTAGTCAAGTATATATTGAATAATGATAGCTCTCTTATTAATGATTCAAATAATCTATATAACTTCACACCTCTTCACTGGGCTGCTAGAGGTGGTTTTAAGGATATGGTCTCATTTCTTATTTCAAAAGGAGCTAATAAGACAGCTAAGAGTAGGAGTAATTTTACGCCCTTAATGTTGGCTATATCTAATAATCATGAACAATTTAGAAGTATCCTTTCCCCAGATGATGCTCAAATAGAAACTGAAAATTCAAATACTGATTCGGAGCAATGTAGTATTTGTTTGAACACAATGGGTAGATCTGACTGTATTATTTTTCCTTCTACCCAAATAGAGTGTGGACATACATTTCATTTTGAATGTATTGCTGGGTATGTAGCAAATAAACTTAGTACTTATCCATGGGTTAGATGTCCTAATTGCCGTAATAAGATATCAGAGGGTTTGTGTAATAGCATGCTCTCTTCTAGTAATCCTACTAGGAATGAATCTTTAATAGAAGCTGTTAAACAATCTAATTATGAAGTAACCTCTTTATTATTATCCTGTGAAGCTGATCCAAATCATTTTGATTCTAATACACGAATGACTCCTCTACATTATGCAGCTCGTAACATGAGTAATGGAAAAGCTCGTCAAGACATATTGGATAAAATATGTATGATACTTATTCAACATGGTGCTAAGGTAAATGCCATAGATAGTGGTCGTAAAACAGCTAGAGATTATATCCCTTCATATAATGAAGCTTTAACCGTCTTAGTAGAATCTGGAGGTATGCGTTCGGGGTATTGTGATCACCCTAAAACTGCATTTGGATTACCGGTTAGAAAAGATAAATAA
- a CDS encoding type IV secretory system conjugative DNA transfer family protein, with protein MFILFLLYFGIPFWFHGDIKPSVKRDKKSIVLPKGYDKKSPFSIAIPTTNGKLPINNPQRGIYILGGAGSGKSIYILEPILYAMIKKGYCGIVYDYDFEGIQTDPRSKCCLSKFVYNCYIQLPEKERNKFSFKTINFTDLNKSSRINPIDPIYIEDREYLDEYVTVLLKNLNPVQKDDFWLLSTKSLLKGMIIYLCNQAPNCCTLPHVLLLSTKPIDKILGLIEQDKEAYMYSSSIFDAYKGGEKSSAQLSGITASFKTSLQPLLNKKLFWVLSKNEVNLTINDRYCPTLLCIGNFPAAKSAFSPVISLLLTVCFKSMYGHGRNKSFVSIDELSTLYIPGISEIPATARKYGISMISCIQSNAQLEDTYGHGGAKKLRDILSNQFIGKCGIESFGYASSLFGKEAHIVKSTSSSETYHAEGKGPNTTRGENISIHDKDVLQSQDFVKFPVGYFAGSVAESEGTFFEEQFRLVSDYDKSFKNKVLKDLPDINYVTDEDIMLNQKRIEEDIDALVV; from the coding sequence TTGTTTATACTTTTTTTATTGTATTTCGGTATACCCTTTTGGTTTCATGGAGATATAAAACCTTCTGTAAAAAGGGATAAGAAGTCTATAGTTCTTCCTAAAGGCTACGATAAAAAATCCCCTTTTAGTATAGCTATTCCTACAACCAATGGTAAGCTTCCCATCAATAATCCTCAGAGAGGGATATATATATTAGGTGGAGCTGGCAGTGGTAAAAGCATCTATATTTTAGAGCCTATACTTTACGCAATGATAAAAAAAGGGTATTGTGGAATTGTCTATGACTACGATTTTGAGGGGATTCAAACAGATCCCCGTTCAAAGTGTTGTTTGTCTAAGTTTGTCTATAACTGTTATATACAATTACCAGAAAAAGAACGAAATAAATTTTCCTTTAAAACAATTAATTTCACAGATTTAAATAAAAGTAGCCGTATAAATCCGATAGATCCGATCTATATAGAAGATAGAGAATATTTAGACGAGTATGTAACGGTATTATTAAAAAACCTTAATCCTGTTCAGAAGGATGATTTTTGGCTATTAAGTACGAAATCGCTTCTAAAAGGGATGATTATATATTTGTGTAATCAAGCCCCAAACTGCTGTACTTTACCCCATGTATTACTCTTATCCACCAAACCTATAGATAAGATATTAGGCTTAATAGAACAAGATAAAGAGGCCTATATGTATTCCAGTTCTATATTTGATGCTTATAAAGGAGGAGAGAAGTCTTCTGCTCAATTATCGGGTATTACAGCAAGTTTTAAAACAAGTTTACAGCCTCTTCTTAATAAGAAGTTATTTTGGGTATTAAGTAAGAATGAAGTGAACTTAACTATAAATGATAGATATTGTCCTACCCTACTCTGTATAGGTAATTTCCCAGCTGCTAAATCAGCATTTAGTCCAGTAATATCCTTATTGTTAACGGTATGTTTTAAATCTATGTATGGCCATGGTAGGAATAAAAGCTTTGTATCCATAGATGAGTTATCTACTTTGTATATTCCCGGTATCTCAGAAATCCCAGCTACAGCTAGAAAATATGGTATTAGTATGATTTCCTGTATTCAATCAAATGCCCAACTAGAAGATACATATGGGCATGGAGGCGCTAAAAAACTCAGAGATATCTTAAGTAACCAGTTTATAGGGAAATGTGGCATTGAATCTTTTGGTTATGCGAGTTCCCTATTTGGTAAAGAAGCACATATAGTAAAGTCTACAAGCTCCTCAGAAACCTATCATGCTGAAGGTAAAGGCCCGAATACTACTAGAGGTGAAAACATCAGTATCCATGATAAAGATGTGCTTCAATCTCAAGATTTTGTAAAATTTCCTGTGGGATATTTTGCAGGCAGTGTGGCAGAGAGTGAAGGTACGTTTTTTGAAGAACAGTTTAGACTTGTATCAGACTACGATAAGTCCTTTAAAAACAAAGTATTAAAAGACTTACCAGATATAAATTATGTTACAGATGAAGATATTATGCTGAACCAAAAAAGAATAGAAGAAGATATAGATGCTCTTGTCGTTTAA